One stretch of Methyloversatilis sp. RAC08 DNA includes these proteins:
- a CDS encoding IS5 family transposase, which yields MRGQENPQTSMFSYVSLEQRVPKDHPLRALRALVDGILANMSALFDERYSHTGRPSIPPEQLLRALLLQILFTIRSERQLVEQLDYNLLFRWFVGLGMDDVVWDRTVFSINRDRLLDDDIARPFFRRVLHLAQWQGFVSDEHFSVDGTMIEAWASHKSFVPKDGSGPDKPAGRNPETNFKGEKRSNATHHSTTDPQARLYKKGEFTEAKLRYMTHALSENRNGLVVDVESTQATGRAEWEAAIRMVDRSVRKPGATVGADKGYDTAEFVGELERRGIRAHVARKVTGSAVDGRTARGKGYAMSLRRRKMIEEAFGWIKTVGGLRKTRHKGLEKLSGQALFAFAAYNLTRLLNLMRQVAA from the coding sequence ATGCGCGGCCAAGAGAATCCCCAGACGTCGATGTTCAGCTACGTGAGTCTTGAGCAACGTGTTCCGAAGGACCATCCGCTGCGCGCCCTGCGTGCGCTGGTCGACGGCATCCTCGCGAACATGAGTGCGTTGTTCGACGAACGCTATTCGCATACCGGCCGCCCGTCTATCCCGCCCGAGCAGTTGCTGCGCGCTTTGCTCCTGCAGATCCTTTTCACCATTCGCAGCGAGCGCCAGCTCGTCGAACAACTCGACTACAACCTGCTGTTTCGCTGGTTCGTCGGCCTGGGCATGGACGATGTGGTGTGGGATCGCACGGTGTTCAGCATCAACCGCGACCGGCTGCTCGACGACGACATTGCCCGCCCGTTCTTCCGCCGCGTGCTGCATCTGGCGCAGTGGCAGGGTTTTGTGTCGGATGAGCACTTCAGCGTCGACGGCACGATGATCGAGGCCTGGGCCAGCCACAAGAGCTTCGTGCCCAAGGACGGCAGCGGCCCGGACAAACCAGCGGGGCGCAACCCCGAGACGAATTTCAAGGGTGAGAAGCGCAGCAACGCCACGCACCACAGCACAACCGACCCGCAGGCGCGGCTGTACAAGAAAGGTGAATTCACCGAGGCGAAGTTGCGCTACATGACGCACGCGCTGTCGGAGAACCGCAACGGACTCGTCGTCGATGTCGAGAGCACGCAGGCCACCGGTCGCGCGGAGTGGGAAGCGGCGATCCGGATGGTGGATCGCAGCGTGCGCAAACCGGGCGCCACGGTCGGTGCCGACAAGGGCTACGACACCGCCGAATTCGTCGGCGAACTTGAGCGTCGCGGGATCCGCGCGCATGTGGCTCGAAAGGTCACCGGCAGCGCGGTCGACGGACGTACCGCGCGCGGCAAGGGTTATGCGATGAGCCTGAGGCGTCGGAAGATGATCGAAGAAGCCTTCGGCTGGATCAAGACGGTGGGCGGTCTGCGCAAGACGCGGCACAAGGGACTGGAGAAGCTGTCGGGGCAGGCGCTGTTTGCGTTCGCGGCCTACAACCTGACCAGACTGCTGAATCTGATGCGGCAGGTGGCCGCGTAA
- a CDS encoding PEP-CTERM sorting domain-containing protein, which yields MKKITVLTQALAAGLIFAGQANAAVYEYVFQDNVVVFPFSSTDMSQNITERLSAPFLNMTVTDTTNGIDVSIRINESFSGWLDSMFLDHMPGLGFGTAVHYRPASSSSVPPSEPYFYSVPDGIDSLGTAYDISAWTPISTILGFSYGNAFGDSLTVHFRNLPEEISAANFTPKYLQVRETSWGKASNGQAFVLASPIAAVPEPTSAALLCAGIALIGWSARTRFSRTDRQR from the coding sequence ATGAAGAAAATCACCGTCCTGACGCAGGCTCTCGCCGCAGGTCTGATATTTGCCGGCCAGGCAAATGCAGCGGTATACGAATACGTATTTCAGGATAACGTTGTCGTATTTCCGTTCTCATCGACGGATATGAGTCAGAACATTACGGAGCGGTTGAGTGCGCCCTTCCTGAATATGACGGTTACGGACACCACCAACGGCATTGATGTGAGCATCAGGATCAACGAATCCTTCTCAGGATGGCTGGATTCCATGTTTCTCGACCATATGCCAGGGCTGGGCTTCGGCACTGCCGTGCATTATCGGCCGGCCTCTTCGTCCTCCGTTCCACCGAGTGAGCCGTACTTCTATTCCGTCCCGGATGGCATCGATTCGCTCGGTACGGCCTATGACATTTCCGCCTGGACGCCAATCTCGACCATCCTTGGGTTCTCCTACGGCAACGCGTTTGGAGACAGTTTGACCGTCCATTTCCGCAATCTGCCTGAAGAGATATCAGCCGCGAATTTCACGCCGAAATATCTGCAAGTCAGGGAGACGTCATGGGGAAAGGCCAGCAATGGACAAGCCTTTGTGCTGGCAAGTCCGATCGCAGCCGTTCCTGAGCCGACCTCCGCCGCGTTATTGTGTGCCGGCATCGCTTTGATTGGCTGGTCTGCCAGGACAAGATTTTCCCGTACCGACAGGCAGCGCTGA
- a CDS encoding DUF2846 domain-containing protein has product MRSTFQMIVVATAVLAGCASGPRYAEVRPSMPTLADGQGRILFYRTGNVFGSGIQPDVKLNGKVVGSAQPGGFFYMDVPADNYEVVLSTEVDKKLTFALGANEEKCVRLSVGLGVVVYRVYPEMATPETCEKEIPETSFIGQAKGK; this is encoded by the coding sequence ATGCGCAGTACGTTTCAAATGATTGTCGTTGCCACCGCAGTGCTGGCCGGTTGCGCGTCCGGTCCGCGTTATGCGGAGGTCAGGCCCTCGATGCCAACACTGGCAGATGGCCAGGGGCGCATCCTGTTCTATCGGACAGGCAATGTTTTCGGCTCCGGCATACAGCCTGATGTGAAACTCAACGGAAAGGTTGTCGGCAGCGCTCAGCCGGGCGGATTCTTTTACATGGACGTGCCGGCCGACAATTACGAGGTCGTGCTGTCGACCGAAGTCGACAAAAAGCTCACTTTTGCGCTTGGCGCGAACGAAGAGAAGTGCGTGCGGCTTTCGGTTGGACTTGGCGTAGTGGTGTATCGCGTCTATCCCGAGATGGCGACACCTGAAACGTGCGAGAAGGAAATCCCCGAAACCAGTTTCATCGGACAGGCGAAGGGGAAGTAA
- a CDS encoding glycine-rich domain-containing protein — MHPLLIVLAVALLGVALVFRFRYVALRREAHIRHAELPKGLFEKLRARHPQLSLKDCQLVANGLRQFFLAHLKSGRKFVAMPSQVVDDLWHEFILCTKNYDSFCRQGFGRFLHHTPAVVLTDDRLKNAGLRRCWWFACREENIDPRAPSRLPLLFALDAKLNIAGGFSYVPDCGVVRRAGADNSGSTPYCGSDFCSDGVDGSTDGFGDGGSDGGGDGGGCGGD, encoded by the coding sequence ATGCATCCATTGCTGATCGTCCTAGCCGTCGCCCTCCTGGGCGTGGCGCTGGTGTTCCGCTTCCGCTATGTCGCGCTGCGCCGCGAAGCGCATATCCGCCATGCCGAACTGCCCAAGGGACTGTTCGAAAAGCTGCGTGCGCGTCACCCGCAACTGTCGCTGAAGGACTGTCAGCTGGTGGCGAACGGGCTGCGGCAGTTCTTCCTCGCGCACCTGAAGAGCGGCCGCAAATTCGTGGCCATGCCCAGTCAGGTGGTGGATGACCTGTGGCACGAATTCATTCTGTGCACGAAGAATTACGACAGCTTCTGCCGCCAGGGCTTCGGCCGCTTCCTGCACCACACGCCAGCGGTGGTGCTGACCGACGACCGGCTGAAGAACGCGGGCCTGCGCCGCTGCTGGTGGTTCGCCTGCCGCGAGGAGAACATCGACCCGCGCGCACCGAGCCGTCTGCCGCTGCTGTTCGCGCTGGACGCCAAGCTGAATATCGCCGGCGGCTTCAGTTACGTGCCGGACTGCGGCGTCGTGCGCCGGGCGGGCGCGGACAACAGCGGCAGCACGCCCTACTGCGGCAGCGATTTCTGCAGCGACGGCGTCGACGGCAGCACCGACGGCTTCGGCGACGGTGGGTCGGACGGGGGCGGTGACGGAGGCGGTTGCGGCGGCGACTGA
- a CDS encoding excalibur calcium-binding domain-containing protein: MKRRCDGRQHCSQMTSCDEATFFIKNCPDTKTDGDRDGVPCQEQWCSF; encoded by the coding sequence TTGAAGCGTCGCTGCGACGGCCGCCAGCACTGCAGTCAGATGACGTCGTGCGACGAGGCGACCTTCTTCATCAAGAACTGTCCGGACACGAAGACAGACGGTGACCGCGACGGCGTGCCGTGCCAGGAGCAGTGGTGCAGCTTCTGA
- a CDS encoding Ig-like domain-containing protein: MKATTVLASLLACSTFNAFAVTLPPEPVARDDLFELTGLTLSISAPGILANDSGTGVIVSSFFDPGSGTLNNLLTSGAFLYTPERGFSGITTFDYSILDAYSRSSSATVTIDASTTLPQARDDYYTLSGLTLNVSAPGLLANDRGGIGEVVVASFFDPTSGTLDSVITNGSFSYTPEYGFAGVASFTYSSLDELGRNATATVFIDAAASIPVAFDDTFSVLSGGTLDILAPGLLANDRGGIGEVMVSSFFDPSSGTLASVFTDGSFRYLADPGFAGLATFQYFSIDELGRTSSALVNINVVAVPEPGTWAMMLGGLAVMTGFAGRRRRRATKH; encoded by the coding sequence ATGAAAGCGACCACCGTACTTGCGAGCCTGCTCGCGTGCAGCACCTTCAATGCATTCGCCGTCACGCTGCCCCCTGAACCGGTGGCGCGCGACGACCTGTTCGAACTGACCGGCCTCACGCTCAGCATTTCGGCGCCCGGCATTCTGGCCAACGACAGCGGCACCGGCGTGATCGTCAGCAGCTTCTTCGATCCGGGGTCGGGCACGCTGAACAACCTGCTCACCAGCGGCGCCTTCCTGTACACGCCCGAGCGGGGCTTTTCCGGCATCACGACGTTCGACTACTCCATCCTCGACGCGTACAGCCGCTCATCGAGCGCCACGGTGACGATCGATGCCAGCACCACGCTGCCGCAGGCACGCGACGACTATTACACCTTGAGCGGCCTGACCCTCAACGTTTCGGCGCCGGGCCTGCTGGCCAATGATCGCGGTGGCATTGGCGAGGTCGTCGTGGCCAGTTTCTTCGATCCGACCTCGGGCACGCTCGACAGCGTGATCACCAACGGCAGCTTCAGCTACACCCCGGAGTACGGCTTCGCCGGTGTAGCAAGCTTCACCTACAGCAGCCTCGACGAGCTTGGCCGCAACGCCACCGCGACCGTGTTCATCGATGCGGCGGCGTCGATTCCGGTGGCGTTCGACGACACGTTCTCGGTACTCAGCGGCGGAACGCTCGACATCCTTGCACCCGGCCTGCTGGCGAACGATCGCGGCGGCATCGGAGAAGTCATGGTTTCGAGTTTCTTCGATCCGAGCAGCGGTACGCTGGCCAGCGTCTTCACCGATGGCAGCTTCCGCTACCTCGCCGATCCGGGCTTTGCCGGGCTGGCAACCTTCCAGTACTTTTCAATCGACGAGCTCGGCCGCACGAGTTCGGCGCTGGTCAACATCAATGTCGTGGCGGTACCCGAGCCGGGCACCTGGGCGATGATGCTCGGAGGCCTGGCGGTCATGACCGGCTTCGCAGGTCGCCGGCGCAGGAGGGCGACGAAGCACTGA
- a CDS encoding AraC family transcriptional regulator has protein sequence MQGDPLSDVLTSVRLRGAIFYYVSCDDQWVAETPPSPELADALSPGAEHVIAYHMILRGGGWAGMNGEAPTPLQAGDIVMFPRGDAHVLSSAPGMRAAGGDQSWRATTRDDPKPILIAFHDGVCDLGAEVPSSRASITLVCGFISCDLRPFNPLIQALPPMLHIPSTGVGAWVAPMLEQAVVESRHRRAGSAAVLERVSEMVFVDAARRYLESLPENGGSGWLAALRDRYIGKAIALMHAHPAEDWTVDELGRRVGLSRSALHERFVECVGMPPMHYLTHWRMQLGANLMREGQASVATVAQEIGYESEAAFSRAFKRLTGQPPAKWRRAQRMAG, from the coding sequence ATGCAGGGCGATCCGTTGTCGGATGTTCTGACGAGTGTGCGTCTGCGCGGCGCCATCTTCTATTACGTGAGCTGTGACGATCAGTGGGTGGCGGAAACGCCACCGTCGCCGGAACTGGCCGACGCGCTCAGTCCCGGCGCCGAGCATGTGATCGCCTATCACATGATCCTTCGTGGCGGCGGCTGGGCAGGAATGAATGGCGAGGCGCCGACACCGCTGCAGGCGGGGGACATCGTCATGTTCCCGCGTGGCGATGCCCACGTGCTCTCCAGCGCGCCCGGCATGCGCGCGGCCGGGGGCGATCAATCCTGGCGCGCGACGACGCGGGACGATCCCAAACCCATCCTGATCGCGTTCCACGACGGCGTGTGCGACTTGGGTGCGGAAGTGCCCTCCAGTCGGGCCAGCATCACGCTGGTGTGCGGTTTCATCAGTTGCGACCTGAGGCCGTTCAATCCGCTGATACAGGCCTTGCCGCCGATGCTGCACATTCCGTCGACCGGTGTCGGCGCCTGGGTCGCGCCCATGCTCGAACAGGCAGTCGTGGAGTCGCGTCACAGGCGGGCCGGAAGTGCGGCGGTGCTGGAGCGCGTCAGCGAAATGGTGTTTGTCGATGCCGCGCGCCGCTATCTTGAATCCTTGCCCGAGAACGGTGGCAGCGGCTGGCTCGCGGCGCTGCGCGATCGCTACATCGGCAAGGCGATTGCGCTGATGCACGCGCACCCGGCAGAGGACTGGACGGTGGATGAACTGGGCCGACGGGTCGGCCTCTCGCGCTCCGCGCTGCATGAGCGCTTCGTTGAATGCGTCGGCATGCCACCCATGCACTACCTGACCCATTGGCGCATGCAGCTCGGTGCCAATCTGATGCGCGAAGGCCAGGCGTCGGTCGCCACGGTCGCTCAGGAGATCGGTTACGAATCCGAGGCGGCGTTCTCGCGGGCGTTCAAGCGCCTGACCGGGCAACCCCCCGCGAAATGGCGGCGTGCGCAGCGCATGGCGGGCTAG
- a CDS encoding class I SAM-dependent methyltransferase translates to MIAQSRSREQVSTTCGESPTGPDMKNGPVVAHRQTDSPIAPRRARRAPQPVKEIDMSAVIETHNTAPDFNAIKQRQNATWASGDYAVIGTTLQIVGETLAEAADLRAGEKVLDVAAGNGNATLAAARRFAEVTSTDYVEALLDNARVRAAAEGLPVQFRVADAERLPFDDARFDVVMSTFGVMFTPDHTAAAGEMLRVVRSGGRIALANWTPAGFIGRLFKIIGAYVPPPQGVKPPSLWGTEPHIVELFGPRAAELRCERRHFVFRYRSAAHWLEVFRTFYGPIHKAFGAVTPDVRPALERDILALLDELNVGGPDALVVPGEYLEVVITRA, encoded by the coding sequence GTGATCGCGCAATCGCGGAGCCGCGAGCAAGTTTCAACGACATGCGGTGAATCGCCCACCGGCCCGGACATGAAGAATGGCCCCGTCGTCGCACACCGCCAAACGGACTCACCCATCGCACCACGGCGTGCGCGGCGCGCCCCTCAACCCGTGAAGGAGATCGACATGTCAGCCGTAATCGAAACCCACAACACCGCGCCCGATTTCAACGCCATCAAGCAACGGCAGAATGCCACCTGGGCGAGTGGAGACTATGCCGTCATTGGCACGACGCTGCAAATCGTCGGCGAAACCCTCGCCGAGGCCGCCGACCTGCGCGCCGGCGAAAAGGTGCTCGATGTCGCCGCCGGCAACGGCAACGCAACCCTCGCCGCGGCACGCCGGTTCGCCGAAGTCACCTCCACCGACTATGTCGAGGCGCTGCTCGACAACGCGCGCGTACGTGCCGCTGCAGAAGGCCTGCCGGTGCAGTTCCGTGTCGCCGACGCGGAGCGCCTGCCCTTCGACGACGCCCGCTTCGACGTCGTGATGTCGACCTTCGGCGTGATGTTCACGCCCGACCATACGGCGGCGGCCGGCGAAATGCTGCGCGTGGTGCGCTCCGGCGGCCGCATCGCGCTCGCCAACTGGACGCCCGCTGGCTTCATCGGACGACTGTTCAAGATCATCGGCGCCTACGTGCCGCCGCCGCAAGGCGTGAAGCCACCCTCGCTGTGGGGAACCGAGCCGCACATCGTCGAGCTGTTCGGCCCCCGCGCAGCAGAACTGCGTTGCGAGCGCCGGCACTTCGTCTTCCGCTACCGCTCGGCCGCCCACTGGCTGGAGGTTTTCCGCACCTTCTACGGTCCGATCCACAAGGCCTTCGGTGCCGTGACGCCGGACGTCCGCCCGGCACTGGAGCGCGACATCCTGGCCCTGCTGGACGAACTCAATGTCGGCGGTCCGGATGCGCTGGTGGTGCCTGGCGAATACCTTGAGGTCGTGATCACCCGGGCCTGA
- a CDS encoding DUF1501 domain-containing protein: MSTDHNRRRILKASAGLMIPGVFGTIARAAAAAEAEDRILVVFEMSGGNDGLNTVVPYADDRYYRLRPTIGIRPDKVRKLDDRFGLNPGMAGFERLWKDGRLAIVHGCGYDNPSFSHFTSMAYLHTATPNSGDDYGWVGRLADAMSPAPVPNYLLNIDTAQSLAVRSRVHTPVVFDEPDRFVRSGFHQARALLDDVAVASADNPSRRYLEQVAVSARESSLAVRDAWSKYKTNQDYGIVPLGLPKVAACIAAGLPTRLYYVGYRNNAFDTHVQQADLHQRLLSYTSDSIHGFLRDMERIGQADRVSLLIFSEFGRRVPENTSLGTDHGTANVMFFAGKQVKGGHYGTPSDLGALDAGDNLVHTTDFRSVYASAIDGWLKVGAADTILKGRFAPVPVFG; this comes from the coding sequence ATGAGCACAGACCACAATCGCCGCCGCATCCTGAAGGCCTCTGCCGGGCTGATGATTCCCGGCGTCTTCGGCACCATCGCGCGCGCCGCCGCGGCGGCCGAAGCGGAGGACCGCATCCTGGTGGTGTTCGAAATGTCCGGCGGCAACGACGGCCTGAACACCGTCGTGCCTTATGCCGACGACCGCTACTACCGCCTGCGGCCGACGATCGGCATCCGTCCGGACAAGGTGCGCAAGCTCGACGACCGCTTCGGCCTCAACCCGGGCATGGCCGGTTTCGAGCGGCTGTGGAAAGACGGCCGGCTCGCCATCGTGCACGGCTGCGGCTACGACAATCCGTCGTTCTCGCATTTCACGTCGATGGCCTATCTGCACACCGCCACGCCCAACAGCGGTGACGACTACGGCTGGGTTGGCCGTCTGGCCGACGCCATGTCGCCGGCGCCGGTGCCGAACTACCTGCTCAACATCGACACCGCGCAGTCGCTCGCGGTGCGCAGCCGCGTGCATACGCCTGTGGTGTTCGACGAACCGGACCGCTTCGTGCGCAGCGGCTTTCACCAGGCGCGTGCGCTGCTCGACGATGTGGCGGTGGCCAGCGCGGACAACCCGTCACGCCGCTACCTCGAACAGGTGGCGGTGAGCGCGCGCGAATCGTCGCTGGCGGTGCGCGATGCGTGGTCGAAATACAAGACCAATCAGGACTACGGCATCGTCCCGCTCGGTCTGCCCAAGGTCGCGGCCTGCATCGCGGCCGGACTGCCGACGCGGCTGTACTACGTGGGCTACCGCAACAACGCGTTCGACACCCACGTGCAGCAAGCCGACCTGCACCAGCGCCTCCTGTCCTACACCTCGGATTCGATCCACGGCTTCCTGCGCGACATGGAGCGCATCGGCCAGGCCGACCGCGTCAGCCTGCTGATCTTTTCCGAATTCGGGCGCCGGGTGCCGGAGAACACCAGTCTGGGCACCGACCACGGTACCGCCAACGTCATGTTCTTCGCCGGCAAGCAGGTCAAGGGCGGCCACTACGGCACACCGTCCGACCTGGGCGCGCTGGACGCGGGCGACAATCTTGTCCACACCACCGACTTCCGCTCGGTCTACGCCAGCGCCATCGACGGCTGGCTCAAGGTCGGCGCCGCCGACACGATACTCAAGGGCCGTTTTGCGCCGGTGCCGGTGTTCGGCTGA
- a CDS encoding DUF1800 domain-containing protein, whose amino-acid sequence MSRFPQTALVAFAIVLFSAQTSAASPFAGDLAPIGPSDWSRARAAHLLERAGFGGTPDEIDAFARLTPAEAVCRLVYFEGAPAAELPPFDHSGVFEEGLDPFPASRPATTDAARDKGEVIGVRVKDGGNRRMQPVVNKFFYWLRASKLETDRVAYWWANRMLTSPRPLQEKMALFWHGHFATNEDKVRDYRKMLNQLELFQSQGLGNFRTLLIGVAQDPAMLAFLDAGVNVKGAPNENFAREIMELFTMGVGHYSEHDIREAARAFTGWNFEGVAFHIDAAKHDDAAKEVLGRRGNFDGVQVIDIILDQPVTPRFLASKLYRHFVREDVDPALADELGRRLKAVNYDIAAFLEMLLMSRDFHAPESVATHIKGPVELVVSTYRKLGLTEVPGVPDFNETTAALGQRLMHPPTVAGWAQGRSWITPGLLLERGNFVLDVALPDINYIPGDRYPAAQAGYEIRYVHERIRSGLDLTTATKPGGADGGMEMMAMSTLSGDRDEDFNTRYGSYRGWQMAVERVKPISRTVARLDLTGMVLNAGCSTPEEVVTYLERRFLSVQLDAATRHKLSAFLERELGTRDMKATSTYAEDSLRLLLHVLLSRPEYQLG is encoded by the coding sequence ATGTCCCGATTCCCCCAGACCGCGCTGGTTGCTTTCGCGATCGTTCTGTTCAGCGCCCAGACGTCGGCCGCATCGCCGTTTGCAGGAGATCTGGCCCCGATCGGTCCGTCCGACTGGAGCCGTGCGCGTGCCGCTCACCTGCTCGAACGCGCCGGCTTCGGCGGCACGCCGGACGAGATCGACGCATTCGCCCGCCTGACCCCCGCCGAGGCGGTGTGCCGCCTCGTGTACTTCGAAGGCGCGCCCGCCGCCGAACTGCCGCCGTTCGATCATTCCGGCGTGTTCGAAGAGGGGCTGGACCCGTTCCCGGCCAGCCGGCCGGCCACCACCGATGCCGCCCGCGACAAGGGCGAGGTGATCGGTGTCCGCGTGAAGGACGGCGGCAACCGTCGCATGCAGCCGGTGGTGAACAAGTTCTTCTACTGGCTGCGCGCCAGCAAGCTCGAAACCGACCGCGTCGCCTACTGGTGGGCGAACCGCATGCTCACCTCGCCGCGCCCGCTGCAGGAGAAGATGGCGCTGTTCTGGCACGGCCACTTCGCCACCAACGAAGACAAGGTGCGCGACTACCGCAAGATGCTGAATCAGCTTGAGCTGTTCCAGAGCCAGGGCCTGGGCAACTTCCGCACCTTGCTGATCGGGGTCGCACAGGACCCGGCCATGCTCGCCTTCCTCGATGCCGGCGTGAACGTGAAGGGCGCTCCGAACGAGAACTTCGCCCGCGAAATCATGGAGCTGTTCACCATGGGCGTCGGGCACTACAGCGAGCACGACATCCGCGAGGCGGCCCGCGCCTTCACCGGCTGGAACTTCGAGGGTGTCGCCTTCCACATCGATGCCGCGAAGCACGATGACGCCGCCAAGGAGGTGCTCGGCCGGCGCGGCAACTTCGATGGCGTGCAGGTGATCGACATCATTCTCGACCAGCCGGTCACGCCGCGGTTTCTGGCAAGCAAGCTGTACCGCCACTTCGTGCGCGAAGACGTCGATCCGGCGCTGGCCGACGAACTGGGCCGCAGGCTGAAGGCGGTCAATTACGACATCGCGGCCTTCCTCGAAATGCTGCTGATGTCGCGCGATTTCCATGCGCCCGAGTCGGTGGCGACGCACATCAAGGGGCCGGTCGAACTGGTGGTGTCCACCTATCGCAAGCTCGGCCTCACCGAAGTGCCCGGCGTGCCCGACTTCAACGAAACCACGGCCGCCCTCGGTCAGCGCCTGATGCATCCGCCGACGGTGGCCGGCTGGGCGCAGGGGCGCAGCTGGATCACGCCGGGGCTGCTGCTGGAGCGCGGAAATTTCGTGCTCGACGTGGCGCTGCCGGACATCAACTACATTCCCGGCGATCGCTATCCGGCCGCGCAGGCCGGCTATGAAATCCGCTACGTGCATGAGCGCATCCGCAGCGGCCTCGATCTGACCACCGCCACCAAACCCGGCGGTGCCGATGGCGGCATGGAAATGATGGCGATGTCGACCCTGAGCGGCGACCGCGACGAAGACTTCAATACGCGCTATGGCAGCTATCGCGGCTGGCAGATGGCGGTCGAGCGCGTGAAGCCTATCTCGCGCACAGTGGCCCGGCTGGATCTGACCGGCATGGTGCTGAACGCCGGCTGCAGCACGCCGGAAGAGGTGGTCACCTATCTGGAACGCCGCTTCCTGTCGGTGCAGCTCGACGCGGCAACGCGGCACAAGCTGTCAGCCTTCCTGGAAAGGGAACTGGGCACGCGCGACATGAAGGCCACTTCAACCTACGCCGAAGATTCTCTGCGCCTGCTGCTGCATGTGCTGCTGAGCCGGCCCGAATACCAACTCGGCTGA
- a CDS encoding DUF502 domain-containing protein → MNRLYQYFFRGLITFLPVALTVYVLVLFVTWTERLAMSMIRPIIGDFYLPGLGIAIGALMILALGALVSQRFTGRLLSWVELPFTNLPVVKSIYSSLKNFADYFAPHAESAQQVVLLRMPGNEMGIAGLVTRQSMAGLPAGLAELEDQVAVYLPMGYMIGGYTVFVPRSWVTQVDMSVEEAMRMALIAYMSSNRGKPDAAP, encoded by the coding sequence ATGAATCGCCTCTACCAGTATTTCTTCCGTGGCCTGATCACGTTCCTGCCGGTGGCGCTGACCGTTTACGTGCTGGTGCTGTTCGTCACCTGGACCGAGCGGCTCGCGATGTCGATGATCCGGCCGATCATCGGCGACTTCTATCTGCCGGGGCTGGGCATCGCCATCGGCGCGCTGATGATTCTCGCCCTCGGCGCCCTGGTGTCACAGCGGTTCACGGGGCGTCTGCTGTCATGGGTGGAACTGCCGTTCACCAATCTGCCGGTGGTGAAGAGCATCTATTCCTCGCTGAAGAATTTCGCCGACTACTTCGCCCCGCATGCGGAATCGGCGCAGCAGGTGGTGCTGCTGCGGATGCCCGGCAATGAGATGGGCATCGCCGGTCTGGTCACCCGGCAGTCGATGGCCGGACTGCCTGCCGGCCTGGCCGAACTGGAGGACCAGGTGGCGGTGTATCTGCCCATGGGCTACATGATCGGCGGCTACACCGTGTTCGTGCCGCGCAGCTGGGTGACGCAGGTGGACATGTCGGTCGAAGAGGCCATGCGCATGGCACTGATCGCCTACATGTCGTCGAACCGCGGGAAGCCGGACGCGGCGCCCTGA
- a CDS encoding c-type cytochrome, which yields MKTAQLISASLLALLLGACGQPAEPEPVAPPPAAATAPVIEVSPAPIAEVTATPAPAAAAPAPEPAPAATPAPAEAPTAAATDVAAAAAGGDVVKGWKAWRAAACERCHGPAQEGMVGPSLITSLKTLSKDDFKKAVLEGRIALGMPGHPFLADKIDDLYAYLKGRSDGSVANVRPEGA from the coding sequence TTGAAAACCGCTCAACTCATTTCTGCAAGCCTGCTCGCGCTGTTGCTGGGCGCGTGCGGTCAGCCGGCCGAACCCGAACCTGTCGCCCCGCCGCCCGCCGCGGCAACCGCTCCGGTCATTGAAGTCAGCCCGGCGCCCATCGCCGAGGTCACGGCGACGCCGGCGCCGGCCGCCGCCGCGCCAGCCCCTGAACCGGCGCCCGCAGCCACACCCGCGCCGGCCGAGGCACCGACGGCCGCAGCAACCGACGTCGCGGCAGCGGCTGCCGGCGGCGATGTCGTGAAGGGCTGGAAGGCCTGGCGGGCGGCTGCGTGCGAGCGCTGCCACGGTCCGGCGCAAGAGGGCATGGTCGGCCCGTCGCTGATCACGTCGCTGAAGACGCTGTCGAAGGACGACTTCAAGAAGGCCGTGCTCGAAGGGCGCATCGCACTCGGCATGCCCGGCCACCCCTTCCTGGCCGACAAGATCGACGACCTGTACGCCTATCTGAAAGGGCGATCTGACGGCAGCGTCGCGAACGTGCGACCGGAAGGCGCCTGA